A single Nicotiana tabacum cultivar K326 chromosome 5, ASM71507v2, whole genome shotgun sequence DNA region contains:
- the LOC107788864 gene encoding uncharacterized protein LOC107788864 has protein sequence MEMDLAGEKRLLQLNELDEFWLYAYENAKLYKEKTKRWHDKHIQHREFEPGQEVLLFNSRLKLFPGKLKSRWSGPFEVVSVKPHGVVELHDMSSNATFLVNGKRVKYYWGGDITYRKT, from the coding sequence atggagatggacttagCCGGCGAGAAGAGgttgctacaactcaacgagcttgatgaattctggTTGTATGCATATGAAAACGCtaaattatataaagaaaagaccaagaggtggcatgataagcatattcAACATCGCGAGTTTGAGCCAGGTCAGgaagttctcttgttcaattcaaggctaaagctttttcccgGGAAGCTTAAGTCTCGATGGTCGGGTCcttttgaagtggttagtgtgaaacctcatggagTAGTGGAATTGCATGATATGAGCTCCAAtgcaacattcttggtaaatgggaAGAGAGTAAAAtattattggggtggtgacattacATATCGCAAGACTTAG